A stretch of the Vigna radiata var. radiata cultivar VC1973A chromosome 9, Vradiata_ver6, whole genome shotgun sequence genome encodes the following:
- the LOC106773524 gene encoding (+)-neomenthol dehydrogenase-like, which produces MGEATQRYAVVTGANKGIGLEIVRQLASEGIKVVLTARNEERGLQALETLKASALSHLLFFHQLDVAHPASVAAFAHFIKSKFGKLDILVNNAGINGVVIEDRDLITTVIVNRGVVPDEEGTKAVTQTYESAEECLQINYYGAKITIESLMPLLQLSDSPRIVNVSSTLGQLESFPKESWARGVFSDVDNLTEEKMDEIVKKFLSDFKEGRLESKGWPKHLGAYIVSKAAMNGYTRILAKKHPSFCINSVCPGYVKTDITSNTGFLTVEEGAASPVKLALLPNGSPSGLFYFRTDVAFF; this is translated from the exons ATGGGAGAAGCTACACAGAG GTATGCAGTTGTGACAGGAGCAAATAAAGGGATTGGATTAGAGATAGTTAGGCAGTTAGCTTCAGAAGGAATAAAAGTGGTACTCACTGCAAGGAATGAAGAGAGGGGTCTTCAAGCATTGGAAACACTCAAAGCCTCTGCTCTTTCTCATCTACTCTTCTTTCATCAGCTAGATGTGGCTCATCCTGCAAGTGTAGCTGCTTTTGCACATTTTATCAAATCCAAATTTGGTAAACTTGATATTCTG GTTAACAATGCGGGAATCAATGGAGTTGTAATTGAAGATAGAGACTTAATTACTACCGTCATCGTGAATCGTGGG GTGGTACCAGATGAGGAAGGAACAAAGGCAGTGACTCAAACATATGAGTCAGCAGAAGAATGCTTGCAAATAAATTACTATGGCGCTAAAATAACTATTGAATCCCTTATGCCCCTCCTTCAATTATCTGACTCGCCCAGAATTGTAAATGTATCATCCACTCTGGGGCAGTTAGAG AGTTTCCCAAAAGAATCATGGGCAAGAGGAGTGTTCAGCGATGTTGATAACCTGACAGAAGAGAAAATGGATGAAATAGTGAAGAAATTTCTAAGTGATTTCAAAGAAGGTAGATTAGAGAGTAAAGGGTGGCCAAAGCATCTAGGTGCCTATATTGTATCGAAAGCTGCTATGAATGGGTACACGAGAATCCTTGCAAAGAAACATCCATCATTCTGCATAAACAGTGTTTGCCCTGGTTATGTGAAGACAGATATAacatcaaacactggttttctAACAGTTGAAGAAGGTGCTGCTAGTCCTGTCAAGCTTGCACTTCTTCCCAATGGTTCTCCATCTGGTCTCTTCTATTTCAGAACTGATGTTGCTTTCTTTTGA